One Pyrenophora tritici-repentis strain M4 chromosome 5, whole genome shotgun sequence DNA window includes the following coding sequences:
- a CDS encoding PAP2-3 domain containing protein gives MGAGAFIEPLVVVTLLFGGTYVNRNTEYRLLGRRRVYQNSPRSGSPDSGRSSLSSSASLLANIDEEPKWRKREISILGMKKGVMSPNTMRFQDYFLSRLLKKFPFLVEAWYWALIYWVYQLGRAFSAVTMVEGTVNVARRHALQIIHLEQRLHIFFELDVQAWFLKHPFILHWTNRTYSFIHIPGTILFLVWLFYYTTTRNRIDLPLHNKSLCEADGSPAGPKIYAARRRTMAMCNLIAFIIFTLWPCMPPRLLSDPDVPGAIGKEARSYGFVDTVHGAEGESSVWTQNKFCNQYAAMPSLHFGYSLLIGLTIMSIPLAHQHRRSRSVQLTMGLRMRIPSPRRLLCIFLGVAYPTIILIAIVATANHFILDAVAGAMVCGLAWTGNRLLLNLLVLEDYFLWCVRIHKPVRRVVYWEDDEDEVDGYRGKSGPKGVVVD, from the exons ATGGGCGCAGGAGCCTTCATAGAACCTCTCGTTGTAGTAACCTTACTCTTCGGCGGCACATATGTAAACCGAAACACAGAGTATCGCCTGCTCGGACGGCGGAGAGTCTACCAGAATTCACCGCGTTCAGGCTCACCCGATTCGGGTCGATCTAGTCTATCGTCGAGCGCATCGTTACTAGCGAACATCGACGAGGAGCCGAAATGGAGGAAACGCGAAATTTCGATACTGGGTATGAAGAAGGGTGTCATGAGTCCTAATACCATGAGATTTCAGGATTACTTCTTGTCACGGCTACTCAAGAAGTTTCCGTTTCTGGTCGAGGCATGGTACTGGGCACTGATCTACTGG GTATACCAACTTGGTCGCGCATTTTCAGCTGTAACAATGGTCGAAGGTACCGTAAACGTCGCCCGCCGTCACGCCCTTCAAATCATTCACCTTGAACAACGACTCCACATCTTCTTCGAACTCGACGTGCAAGCCTGGTTCCTCAAGCACCCCTTCATTCTCCACTGGACGAACCGCACATACTCATTCATTCATATCCCGGGTACAATCTTGTTCCTGGTATGGCTATTCTACTACACCACGACGCGCAACCGCATCGACCTACCTCTCCACAACAAGTCACTGTGTGAGGCAGATGGCAGTCCCGCAGGGCCCAAAATCTATGCCGCGCGACGCAGAACAATGGCAATGTGCAACCTCATCGCCTTCATCATCTTCACGCTCTGGCCCTGCATGCCACCGCGCCTCCTCTCCGACCCCGATGTACCAGGCGCCATAGGTAAAGAAGCGCGCAGCTACGGCTTCGTCGACACTGTTCACGGCGCCGAGGGCGAAAGCAGCGTATGGACTCAAAATAAATTCTGCAACCAATACGCCGCCATGCCGTCGCTGCATTTCGGTTACTCGCTCCTCATCGGACTTACCATCATGTCGATTCCGCTGGCGCATCAGCACCGTCGCTCCCGTAGTGTCCAGCTTACCATGGGCTTGAGAATGCGAATCCCGTCTCCTCGCCGCTTGCTCTGCATCTTCCTCGGTGTCGCATATCCTACTATCATCCTCATCGCTATCGTGGCTACGGCGAATCACTTTATCCTAGATGCGGTGGCGGGCGCCATGGTCTGTGGGCTTGCGTGGACCGGGAACCGTCTCTTGCTTAATTTATTGGTGCTGGAGGATTACTTCCTTTGGTGTGTGAGGATTCACAAGCCGGTGCGTCGTGTGGTTTACTGGGAGGACGATGAAGATGAGGTGGATGGGTACAGAGGAAAGTCTGGGCCCAAGGGCGTTGTGGTTGATTAG
- a CDS encoding cell division control protein 14, producing MEALLSLAFDNIASKDTQKIRKGLRQIEGMLAQICLSSGKPKPSTPGHRRNASAVNLGEQQQSMPKKLGQLAEDLAFREFFRLQEGFEWNVATRVADCLDRLLGMGSSKDGQNDILILSSLSNLQGLLLLHPPSRIIFGREVYMNVLLDLLDPYNCPAIQSQALLVLVTALLANPQNTRIFEHMDGLLTVTSLFKDEETTQNVKVKLLEFLYFYLMPEVPVTGPQRSPSKLANAFERRGSTATGDEGRGTARKNTRSQEEKQHMLGRYLSNVDALVEDLQESAPFTSVAC from the exons ATGGAGGCACTATTGTCCCTCGCCTTCGACAACATTGCGTCCAAGGATACGCAGAAGATCCGCAAGGGACTGCGTCAGATTGAGGGCATGCTGGCACAGATATGTCTCTCCAGCGGCAAACCAAAACCCTCGACCCCAGGCCACCGGCGGAATGCCTCGGCCGTCAACCTGGGCGAACAGCAACAGTCGATGCCCAAGAAGCTGGGTCAATTGGCAGAGGATCTCGCCTTTAGGGAGTTCTTCCGGTTGCAGGAGGGCTTTGAATGGAATG TTGCGACACGAGTAGCCGATTGCCTAGACCGATTGCTCGGCATGGGCAGTAGCAAAG ACGGCCAGAACGATATTCTCATCCTCTCGTCGCTTTCCAACCTCCAAGGTCTCCTCCTACTTCATCCGCCCTCGCGCATCATCTTCGGGCGCGAGGTCTACATGAACGTTCTTCTCGACCTGCTCGACCCCTATAACTGCCCAGCCATACAATCCCAGGCCCTCCTCGTACTCGTCACCGCACTACTCGCAAACCCGCAAAACACGCGCATATTCGAGCACATGGATGGCTTACTCACCGTAACGAGCCTTTTCAAGGACGAAGAGACTACACAAAACGTCAAGGTCAAGCTGCTGGAGTTCTTATACTTCTACCTGATGCCTGAAGTCCCAGTCACCGGCCCTCAGCGCAGTCCAAGCAAGCTGGCGAACGCCTTCGAGCGTCGCGGTAGCACGGCGACTGGCGATGAAGGCCGAGGTACGGCGAGAAAGAACACGCGGTCGCAGGAAGAGAAGCAGCATATGCTGGGTAGATACCTCAGCAATGTTGATGCTCTCGTCGAAGATCTCCAGGAGAGTGCACCCTTTACTAGCGTGGCCTGCTAA
- a CDS encoding cytosolic Cu/Zn superoxide dismutase encodes MLSKSLALLALGALAQAQSQVQEGAPAPVLLNAAKSGVIPATPTATPFTGVDTIQGAIVSPLPPAPGYLPGETGGLLGTATASTNQPASTYLAVLPQVQYNPFVDSTVSGSIQAVGGPQGVSFTVNLTNLPSQAQYGPFNWHIHALPVPSDGNCTATMGHLDLTNRGELVMCDAALPATCQVGDLAGKHGGKIMTNGSFATSFVDPYLSVQMGSPGFFGGLAFVLHTGNTTRITCANFEAVNGNATGGGNATAGMPSPTGSGTMPEYTGMAAKLGGSVVALVGGVVVALML; translated from the coding sequence ATGCTGTCCAAATCTCTCGCTCTCCTCGCTCTAGGCGCTCTAGCCCAGGCTCAATCCCAAGTCCAAGAAGGCGCCCCAGCCCCCGTCCTCCTCAACGCCGCAAAATCTGGCGTCATTCCCGCTACACCTACCGCAACCCCTTTCACCGGCGTCGACACAATCCAAGGCGCCATCGTCTCGCCCCTGCCCCCAGCCCCCGGCTACCTACCCGGCGAAACAGGCGGCCTCCTCGGCACAGCCACCGCCTCTACGAATCAACCCGCCTCCACCTACCTCGCCGTACTACCCCAGGTCCAATACAACCCCTTCGTCGACAGCACCGTCTCAGGCAGCATCCAAGCCGTCGGTGGACCCCAGGGTGTATCCTTCACTGTCAATCTAACCAACCTACCCTCACAAGCCCAATACGGTCCTTTCAACTGGCACATCCACGCCCTCCCCGTCCCCAGCGATGGAAACTGTACCGCAACAATGGGCCACCTCGACCTTACCAACCGCGGCGAACTCGTCATGTGTGATGCTGCGTTGCCTGCGACGTGTCAGGTTGGCGATTTGGCCGGTAAGCACGGTGGCAAGATTATGACGAATGGATCGTTTGCGACGAGTTTTGTGGATCCGTATTTGAGCGTACAGATGGGGAGTCCCGGGTTCTTTGGCGGGTTGGCGTTTGTACTGCATACGGGGAATACGACGAGGATTACTTGTGCCAACTTTGAGGCCGTGAATGGGAACGCGACGGGCGGTGGGAATGCGACTGCGGGTATGCCAAGTCCGACGGGTAGTGGTACTATGCCAGAGTATACGGGCATGGCTGCTAAGCTTGGTGGAAGTGTTGTTGCGCTTGTTGGTGGGGTGGTAGTCGCGCTGATGTTGTAG